CTTCAATGGTGGTAAGATTCGTCAGAGATGGTATATTCatgttatgtaattttttagtcttttaacttttatttattagaataatgaaattcaatatctTTGCTACTGTATTTTCGTGTAAtcacatattaatttttcaaatcaaaactaTTTACTAAAAGGAAAGTACAACTGCTTAGCTGTTCAGCTCGATACCCTCAATGTGAGCTTTCAGAGGTTACATTACCACATTCATATCGAAGTCGGCTAGTCTCCGTTTAAACCATATTTTTACCGATCTCTATTGTCAATGTCAGCTGCACCTTGAATTGttagtatatatttttttgtgtttgtagGTTTTTTCTTAGtagataaattttgatttcatatGTGGTTCTATTCTTTTTCCTTCCAAATTGAAGATTTCGCTCAATTTTTAAGACTATTATAATAAGCTCAATACACATCGTCATTTGAAACACAAACTCTATAAGAAACTTTCCGTTCTAACCTTAAAATGTTCCTTTGACAAGTGAGTAAACAAGGTAAAACACATGTTGGAGTCTGGTGGGAAAATCTACAGTCGTCCACAGCGATGTCGACACAAAACTTCTCAGTTTATTCGCGAGGTTCGTAGGAGGGAATTCGCCAAATTTCTGAGGGCGATCGCTAAATCAAATGTGACAGTGCAGCAAAAACAttcaagaactatttttcaatcaaaatttctCGACATGGGTAACGTTAACTGGAAGGACTACGGTCGCCGGCTTTTGAATGTGGTGTTCTCGTTTGTGCAATACTTTTTCCAGTTATTCTTTGGAATTGTGTATGGGGGAGACAAAGAATCTATGCCATCTATTAAAGATGTGCTTCTTCTGGACTCGGCCAGTACTATTGCCATGAAAATTCGAACTGGGAAGGCAAGTATGTCCATAGTTCTGTCCAAGATAAATGCAATTATCTGAAAAGTAAGATAGGTATTTCAATTACAACAAGCCTATTCAATTAACACTCAGAGCACATTAGAACCTCCATTAGGACCTTCAGATTGTCCAGATAGGCAGATTGTAGATGAATTTTTCTGCTCTAGAATGTctagaaaacattttaaaatacctTGAAGATTTCTTGAAATATGCATCTTGGAAATACCTCAAGTGTATGCAAAATACTTTACTGATCTGTCCCTTCAATTGTCCAGACTTTGGAACAGTTCCATTTTCATActgttacataaaaaaatcagtttgatTTCTatatttgtgaatttttatttcttttaaaaatccaaaaataaactaaaattaaccACTTTGGTAACTTAGGCTGGAACTACCCAGTTTCATATCTGTAATTTTGTTAACAGTGCATgtacataaaaattacatttatatcaattaattaatgataATCCTGTTTAAATAGGTAGTGACAAGAGATATTCCTTTCCTTACAATCCTTGTAActcaaaattattcaaaaattcagtGATTCTacattctaaataatttttttatgcactGAAGGTTGACTGGTActcttatgttttttttaacaaaggtaatttttttgaaaatactacATATGGGAGCACCCATAATATGAAGATGTAAATGCGTTGTGTGCTGTCGTTGTAGATCTCTTTAAcctgtttaatttttcgattACTTAAAATACCACGTGCGTGAGCGTTTATAGTGTGAAGGTCGAAAGATAGTGTTTGTTTTCCATATATGTAACGTATCTTAGGTAACAAGAGGGTTATTGAATAATGGTGAGTAATATTGAAATGTACAAAGAGCTACATGAAAAATGACCAAAATTGTAAAGTCGCTGTTTATCgattgattttcaaaactgaaaattaaacaagGAAGATGAGAGTGGTGTGTTACACGAATgtaaaatctgtttttttggctttttttttaaacaggtTAATAATGACTTGCATATGGCTCAATATGTCTTTGATGAGCTAGCCTACCACATcaacaaaaacgaatattGAATAAATCTTCAccattaatattataattcaaGATCTTTTTGAGTTTCATATTGAACTTATGCTTAATTTGGATAAATGTATTACTTTATGCAGTATATagattttttaggaaaaatcgTATATATCCTGCCATGTGAAATACTTGTCCCTCAGTACTGAGTACTTCGAGATATAAATTCGGCTTTCGGATTATAATAATTCACTACCAAACGTTGGTGTAGAGTATTTTATTAGATCAATGTTCAGCCAAATAAAGaggtttatttttgtattcttCTAACAACTTTGATATAGATGTTGTTTATAAGACTGTTTAATAAGTGCTGTCTTaccttaaatatttatgaccTTAATCCAATACATTCGCCATTATAACACaggaagtttttaatgtattcaGCCACCcagcaaattttttttagtttttaaggtcaagaataatttattgttgatATACGCTTGGAGATTATTTAATTGTCTCGTTAATTGTGTAATGTTCCAGGCGAGAATCCGACCAACAGTAATAGCCTCTAGAAGCAGGTCCGGCACAGCTTAATGTGTAAAATCTGTTTTTGCATAATGCAGGAAATAGCCACAAATAGACAGAATTGTTTTTGGGGATAGACGTCAATTTTCACGATGCGACAAAACGCCAAACGCCAGCCCTGCTTGGTGACCGCACATTACCATCTAATTTATGCAAGGATTGATGCTGTATTCTTAAATAGGCATAGCatactttaaatttagaattttgctTTGAACATTTGACATTCCTCAACGTTGTAAGTTAAAAGTAACATGGAGATCGTCAACCCGAAAATTTTTCCagactaaaaataaaattgaacgaTTTCTATATGGCACTTTTagcccaaaaatatttatactcCTGGTTTTATGGCAAAGTGCTAGATGATATGTTACATATGGTGTTGAGTTTCTATCAAACGCTGATAGATACTTTTCAGAATCTTCGTTCCATCCTTCTTTTATCGAACCACCATtagataaacaaataaattttcagaaactTTATTCACCAGCAAGATACAGTATTCTCAAGAATTTagattaaatttagaaaattagcGTGAACAGAACCTCGAAATCGCTCAATATTCAGGAAGGAATGCCATAGGTGAGGTTGAGATTGAGATTGAGAGAAATGTGTTATATAACAATGCATAGTATTAAACGGATTCAAGTCAGTGTCCGATATACTATCTTTAAGCTCTTATTTCCGGTCCCATAGTTTACTTTCACATGCTCTTGActagaaattaaattgaattaataaaatactcGTTCCTAAATATGCACTGTTAACATGCAAATCATGTTGTTAAATGTGGTATCCTGGAGTTAAAGtccagaatttaaatataaacgtGACAGACTTGGAGGGCTTTATGAAAGTAAAATAACATACTGTATtgtaaaacatatttagtttCAAAATCCTTTTATTACTCTTTAGATTACCAGTCAGCAGGTCCTCGATTCCTTCATAGAAAGGATAAAAGAAGTGAACCCGATTTTGAATTGTGTGGTGACTGATCGCTTCGAGGAGGCGAAAAAAGAAGCACAAGCAGCCGACGAGCTTATCAAATCAGGCACCTTTTCACAGGAAGCTTTGGCGAAGGAAAAACCGTTTCTCGGTGTGCCTTTTACAACTAAAGACTGCATAGCTGTTAAAGGTAAAAACCAAGCATGAATTGCATATATTACGGTTTTTATAGATCAGAACCCAGTCTTTTTCGTCTCGCACTCATAAACACCTAACCTTGGAAAGTAGGTATCAATATTCAGAAGAAGTATCTGTGTATGgagaattaatgtcaaatccttttttttttacttagaacgttaacttttatttaataactatGATACTTTTTCAAACTGGTTCGTAGTTTCTTCAAATAATGTTATCCACGATTCTCTATACGCCTACTCATACCTGACCATCTATAAAACTAATGGGTCTTTAATCTGTACCTCAAAGTTTGTATTTGTCTATCAGCTAGCAAACCCTGAGCATATACCCCGCCTAGCATGCTTATTAGCATTCTGTTGAGGGATTAGTAAGTAAATGCATAGATTTTTAGGATTATCCCGTGATAGATGATCTCATTATCCCGTGGAAAATATGtgataatgtttatttatactaTATTGTGCCGCGAGTGATGTTAATTAATATGTTCAGTGTATTTTACTATAACAAAATACCCGAAGTATTATTGATGGAACTAACTGCGGAgctaactaaaaataaaatatttttttgcgattttgaaaatgccctTAAACTTGAAATGAATGCCTTGATCTGCTACCTTGGTCTCTAGCTTCACATTTTCGTGAGGTTTGCGCCGTCCAACTGAGGTCATTGTTCAGAAACAGCATGCAAATttcggatttaaaaaaatttcaaaggatgCCTCATTTCAGAATTCATGTGTATCAATGCTGTTAATGggaaaatattacttacatAAACGCACCGTCCCTGACTCTGCCCATATCTACCGGGCGTTTTTAACTTTGTGCATACGAATTCGTACGCCAATTTTTCAGcttttcagcattttttaaagtttcaacACTTACAAATTTTTTCCGATTAAAACTGAATCCCATgtacatcaaataattttaaaggacCGCAATCTCAAATAATATATGGctagaaatttatttagtgTTTAGTAGTAAGGATGGGAGTAATGAATACAATTGCTAACTACTAGTTTCTAATAACAGGTATTATTCAAACTGCATATCTGTTTTACATTACCTGAAAGTAATcatcaaaatatatttaaataatgtaactTGGAAAACTAGAAAGTACTTAGTACTATATTTGATTGTAATAATTACGGATGTTAACCATTCGGGTTAAGGTCATGGTcgattcataaataaatagaaaaaacgaTATTGATTAAACTACTAGCTGTTTATCGAAAAAGTAATGAAAACAACTTAAAATAGGAAAACCCCAAGCAAAACTGTATTGTTAAGGCCTTGGTAAGTTCAGGGCTTTTTGTCCAtatattatacagagtgtgaCATGGAAATCggacgtttttgaaataaacaaacttattagttttagatatacagggtgtcctcgaattacgtggccaaaataataccgcagattgtttgagtgaaaataagtcgatttaactaaacttccctcagtccaaaagttgataattatggagctacagggtgttaaagttgaaaaaaaaaatcacattttctttaatatctttcgatttctttgagttaatttcacgaaatttcatatttgagggtgttttaggatacgaaattcaaatttattaacgatttagttgtttcttctagggggcgccacaagcgaccattaggacacatttaaatctctgtaactttttcgtgcacggtgtatattattttggtatttaaaaacctttttccctaccttttatacttagaaaaggtatagtttattgacgtcgctagaagcaacggttttggagaaaaacgcataattctaatgcgctgcatatttgcgttagcgcttttaagtaaataactcagttggctatgtttttaattgacattttaacacttgaatttgtttctcaaatgtcagtttttttatttagccctcagtttttcttgtcagtttcgcttcttgttcctgtaaatatccataagtatggccaataaattcacttattctgaaatggtggatatgctgttagtttatggactttgccgttgtaatagtcaaaataatatctgattttgaaaacttattgttatacctttactaataattatttttgaaaaacttaattttttttaacggaaaattattttaaggtcatttgcatgcatcatcaggcttagatgcatttttctccaaaaccgtagAAAaccttctagcgacgtcaataaagtataccttttctaagtataaaaggtagggaaaaaggtttttaaataccaaaataatatacaccgtgcacgaaaaagttacagagatttaaatgtgtcctaatggtcgcttgtggcgccccctagaagaaacaactaaatcgttaataaatttgaatttcgtatcctaaaacaccctcaaatatgaaatttcgtgaaattaactcaaagaaatcgaaagatattaaagaaaatgtgattttttttttcaactttaacaccctgtagctccataattatcaacttttggactgagggaagtttagttaaatcgacttattttcactcaaacaatctgcggtattattttggccacgtaattcgaggacaccctgtataatgtattttttattataacaacAAAGTTCGACAGCAGGTCGAAAACAGTATTTTATAATCATAAACACAAAATTACATCTGGTATGTGCTGTCCATTCTCGTTGGCGCAATGTTGAAGACGTATCAAGAGGTCTCCGTTGATTTCGGTGATTTAAAGTTAGATTACTTCTTTTAATACTTCTAGTGTACGAGGCTTGGCTTCGTAGACATGTGCTTTcagataaccccataaaaaatcaCATAAGGAGAGGTCAGGCGACCGAAGAGGCCATAATATATCAACACATCTGAACTGCAGCCACAGAGTCAGTACTCCTAACAAAACAATCATATATCAATATTCGACGTTCTAACGCTACATGGTGGCAGCTGAAAGATAACAAAATGCTATGACCTAAAGAATCACATGCCTGTTGAAATACAACCCTTTCGTTGTAAACCATTGCCAAGTACTATTCGTTCTAAAACCTGTTGGTTGCCATGTCGCACGTTGCACTGTAACTTTACCTTTAGGccctttcaaaataaaaacatcccGCAGGCTCAGAGCGAAACAGTTTGCCAATAATTTAGCTCTGTCGAGGCCAATCATTACGTGCTTGCATTTATCAGCCAACCAAAAGTCGGTAGTCAGTGTTAGCCCCTTAAGTCGGATAACACAGTCACAAGCAAGACTCGTACTTATTTAATACAACTTATATTGTACACATAATATTTCAAGGTGATTCCTTTCCTCATAGTGATgtattattgtaaaatttaccAGACATTTAGAAGTAATTTTGCTAAACAAATAATCGTAAAATCCCTGATAAATATGCTTCTGTATTTAGGCacagaattattttaatgaaatatggcCGTCTGACCCTAGTCAAGCATGTAAAAACCGTGTAGGACTGATAAAACCCGCGATAACAGcctttatgataaaaaaagaatatattAGGGCGTAATTATATCAGTAACTATGgcaagaaaaagttttttaattactattCATGTTGGCAATTATTGCACAATGATAAAGTGTCAGGAGCGTCAGAGTTGTAGGCAAATATTGAATCTAcagaatatttagtttttttcctaTCGAATTCCGAATACTCCGGTAGAGTACATAGGTAtagtcaattttatttaatgaattgaTAGCTATTTGATGAATATTTACCTATTGAAGCGCCATGATTtctaaaatatctgaaaactAAACTTTCACCTACTTTCAGAATAATGTTCCATAGTATCTGTTCAGTGGGTTTCAGAATGCTAATTAAATGGTTAGGGGAGCAGCAGTGGCGACCAAGACACACCTAATCTCACCAAACCATTCTTGAGATTCAGAATTTTACAAACCAAACTGACAGTAAACAGCTTTTTTCAtatgctatttttttattctctaatatttcgatttaaaaattatatcaatgGAAATAATTGCACTGATTCATAACATGGGAATTAAGCGAAAAGCCAGATATTATTCTACGTGTAAAATAATCATTGTTATCTTCTTAACTACTATAAGGACTCGCATATCTGGACAATTaatctattaattaaaatagccGTTCCCATAGGTCTGAGCGACGTatgtgaaattaataattaaaagccAACACTTTATTACTGCGTGAATGCAGCAAAAGCGATTGTTAGTAATTATACCGCTTGTGTCGGATTGGGACGAGTTGTGTAATGAAGTAAACAATTTGGGAATGTTGACAATTACATATTTGAACGATACTTCAAATATCAGGTGCCCTGTGTTTCCTGAAAATTACGAGTTCTAATTCAGACTATCTATAAACACTTAAACCCTTATTTGTTTTCGTTATATTTTGTGTTGGCTGGATAAAAATGTGAATCCAGGTATTTTTACATACCAATCAATAGtgcttttataaatatttagcacgaacttttttttattaattctgtTATTGAACGAACAGGTccaaaatgaataaaataaaatcttaaaagcTCTAACTATCCGTGACTTATGATACATATACACCGTGACCGTGTGAATGCTATCAATTCTGCTCTAAATGACCCATCAATTTAGACCACCCACATGGGCAGTCCTACGGCTTTTAGAATCCCTATATTGCCACGTCACCACATTTGTCCCGTGTATTTATTATCTCAAACTTTATATTTGGAACTATTGTTTTCGGAAGATATAAGTTCCcaaatgtactttttttgttttcttgtgTGCTGCAAAGTTCCAACAGTTTATGTCGCAAATGATTAGCAGCTAAGCTAATctagaatttttgaatttgactgCACTAATGGTGAATTTACCTAGCGAATGAAACACAATAACAGTTTAAAACTCCCACCTGCAATATTAGATAAGAAATAAGAGTTAATACCACCGAACATATTTTcattctagaaaattcactgAATCGTGGCATTCTCATCTAGCGATATCAAAGCTTCGGTAACtcgttaaaataatataagttGCTGCTCTTTCTGCTTCCAGTGCGTGCACGATGCAAGAAATGGGGGCTATCTAGTGACTTCTATCATAAATGTATGTTCTGTGCTAATACCaccacaataaaaatttaaccaatttttatcttatttttaaacttttcctTGATTCTCTTTATTTGATTATACGATGATGATTACGCAGCATTTTAGGTTAAGTAGACGCAGCAGTCTTAATCTTAAATTCTCAATATTTACATGACGAAATTCGTGTTTTGGTTAGGCGGCTTAATCAATGCAGGGGAGAGCTAAGTGGAAAGCTGTTGAGAATAGTTTAATTGGCTACTGATGGCTACTTCTTCCACAAGCTTTGAATAGCACGTAAAAACCCGACAGCGCCGTActcataatataatttattattattaaattataaattaaacaaaaattagtcAAAAAATACATCTTTTATTGTTATAACGATTGAAAATGTCCTCCCAATTCCTGGATACAAGTTTAAGCTCCAAAATGGAAGATACGGTTGAAGTCTCTGAATCAGCACAACTAATTGTTctgttttcataaattttcacataaacATTCCTTTCAGCCATCcctaaagaaaataatctagTGGATTTAAGTCTGGGAATCGGGCTGGCCGAGCAACtgactaaatttttttgtgattataGGTcattaaatgatttaaaaaaaacgaatttttttagtttgattACTATGGAGCTTCTGGCTTACGTTCCTTAAACGTTTATGATCCAAGCTTGCTTCAAGAATACACTCTAGAACTATAGTTGATGTGTACGTGACGGAACACCCTGCATACCCCGAATCTAAAGTGTCTGTTAATTTCTTGTCGAGCTCTTTGCGAAACTTCACCGTGACATTAAAGGACCTACTTTAGTCTTTTGATATGTAATAAATCATGCTTTTACTTTCATGGATGATTAAATATAGGTCTGATACATTCTGCCGGCCTATACTGCCGCAAACACATCCGTGCAGAATCGGATGCTGTCGTGATAGCACGTCTAAGACAAGCAGGAGCCATTCCTATTGGCTTGACCAATGTGTCTGAGTTGTGCATGTGGTGGGAGAGTGCCAATAAGGTCCACGGACGAACCAATAACCCCTATGATACAAGTCGGATCGTCGGGGGGTCCTCAGGAGGCGAAGGGTGCGTTCAAGCCAGCGCAGCTTCCGCTTTCGGCATCGGATCCGATATTGGGGGATCGATAAGGATGCCTGCCTATTTCAATGGTAAatagttgaaatttttagcattAATCTATTTGCTCATTAGGGAAGCCTACTGGACTTCTATTTCCTCTGAACAGTTGAAGTTTTAGGAAGTATTTTGATGTAgattaaagaagtttttttgcCTAAGTAGGggttaaattaattctttaatttaaattttcgtattttaaattttttataaatccaATTAAACAATAACCCAATCCAGATAAAacgttataaataattttatattagatttgtataaaattaatgttgttACAACTTTGTCCATAAATGCAGTATAAGTCCAAagtcaaaatataatttcaaagTTCTTAATGAAAGCTCgcactttaatattttccacgCTACTGACGTTGACTCGGTGCATTTACTAAccatttttgtatttccaaTTTCGCTTTAATGGTGGTGTATGCAAATTATAAGGTTTTCCACTACCTTAAATTGTTTTCTCCATTTATCATACAAACGATTACAGCATGATAATGAAGGCACCCTTCTATTTTTAGCCTCATTAAAAAGTAGTTCatgcttaaaaatatataaaatttacttacTTAGTATTTCATAAATCATGACTGGCGTTTACACAAacactttttttgaatttatcaaataattatttgaaatgtgGACTTTTAAACAATGGAATTAGTTTAGTTGCGACATGTAGAAACAgtaaaaacattgttttgtATAGGGTGTCCAATGAAAATGTAACGCTTAGATTTTATCTGgggaaataataattcttgtgGAAAATGCCTTTCCCTTATTTGTAAGGAAAACAATTGTTGGATAAATCGAAATTTGTAGGTGTTTTCGGTCATATGCCCACTCCTCTAACGGTTCCCCTCAATGGTCAATATCCACAACCGTTCACCGAAGAACAGAGAAAGTTTTTGAGGATAGGGCCGCTGTGTCGACGATCGGAGGACCTGTTACCCCTAGTCAAGGTAAGTATATAATATATCGATTTTTCCTTTAACATTCCACTAATTGAATAATGACTACTACAATTTTAGAAATCCATAAAAGATACGATTTCTCATGTGGATAAATCcgcaatttttgattttaaggtttttctttctcttaaaaatattaaaaccattATGGTAATTTTGCTTTAATGCTTTTGAGCGGCTTTATCTTCATAATACTGTACTCGAAATCCAATCttcaaaataaactaattgaaaattaactgatatatatatatcgacATTAATTAATCCTTTTTCGTATAGACTGATCTCTTTACTATCAGTCAAAAGCTCAAAGACAAATCTGCTTGAAAATGTACCGATTATTCAAATGACTTCAGGAGTTGTTTATTTAGGTCACGTCAAAAGTCAAGCCAAAATCGGAATGAACCGTTTCAactgatatttattttaccgTCTTTCGACCTTACTTCAcaggttttttatttatagttaCTGTGCTAACTTTTTGTCCGATCTTAGGTGATAACCAACAATTTGCCGGCATTACGCCTAGACGAATTTGTggatttaaagaaaatcaagTTCCATTATCAAGAAAACGACTCAGGTGCCAAATTAGTCTCGGCAGTTGCCCCGGAAATTCGGGAattatttagtaaaattgCGAAGCATTTAGAGAAAGCTCATGGCATCAAAGCCAATAAGGTAAGCCGATGTTTGTTAAAGTGCTATTACGGAAATATCTTGTATTACAGTCATACatgaattttcagttttaatctCTTTTAGATGGTAGAAAGTCGCACAATGTTAAGATTTTGCTcagaaaaactttatttggaaaatcatACTAATAAAGATATCGggtgttaaatttaaacacagtCGAGGGAgatgaaagattttttttgcaaattaaaacactagaaaaaaagttttttaaatatactttgttattaaattttcttttttataaacaGTTCTTCTAAAGTTAATCAATCTGCTTTTAGATCAGCCTGTAtaatttctaacttatttcaattctaaaacaattaattgttttctcGATAAGTGTTAGTAAAAATGCTATGAACAAGTACTTGAACCGATTGCACCCGAACTTTACACTTTATTCACTTCAGCCATGTCTgaattttaagtgaatttattccaaCTTTTAACCACTATTCATACGTAGTATCGACTATATTTTCCATTCAGAAAATGTCTATTGATCAATTAAAttgttacaatttaattaattagcagGTAGGGGACGTACATGTTGGTGATACGTTTCCTGGAAAGctaattgcatattttttttattacttacggCTTATAGTTGTGGCGTGTCTCGTTTGTTAATAATGCTGATGAATAAGGTCTGGCATTGGGCGTATCTAATATATACTTTGTGCTgtggaataataatttattcgtACGGCTAGTGATTCACATGTAGTATTATTACCGATGATACAACTTTGGATTAACAATTTCTGCCGGATCTGACAAGCCGAATAATCACTATTGATATTTCCAATCAGCAGACGAAGTGaaatcatttttagtttttttagcaTTGTAAAGTGGTCTACcttgtgattttttattttctttaagttaaaattaatttggaaaatatcgcTTATTAATTACAACGACGAGCTTcagtaaatggaaaattattaaacttagGTATAATTAGAATATTATGAATATTAAATCCAACAAAAACCTGCTACCACATCAACATTTTTCACGCAGTAAACTGGAAAAtgcaaatggaaaattttcaccTCTTAGATCTAGAAACCTGCAAGTAAAAAACGTTTCTCATGATCAGTAGATTATGGATAACCAATATAACATATGTAGTACACATTTTgtaaaagtattaaataaataatgttcatATATGActcataatttcttttttacatataaatttttcttgttcGATTGATTTATCTTTGATAACAAACGAGAACAGTTTTTTTATAcctgatttttgtttttttaccaCCTTCCAGGTGCATTTAAAAAGATTCAGCAAAAGCGCACCCATGTGGTTCGCCAACATGAAGTCGCCATCAGGACCAACGTTTGCTGAGCAATTGACGAACTTGAATGGGAGGGTTAGTCCCTGGTGGGAGTTAGTTAGGTGGCTGGTTGGGAAATCGAATCACTGCTTTATAGCTTTGGCTACCTGTATAATGGAAAAAGGAGGTTGTTCGTAAGTTGCTGCAAATGACATTTTAACTTAAACCTTTGAGTTCCTCATTAAGTCAAAAAGTTAGGAATCAAATATCAGTGCCCAATTCCTACAATAACATTTCTCTTTGCTTCAGCTATGGtgacaaaaaatatcaatatttggTTAAGGAACGAGACGCTTTTCGCCTTGAAATGTTGGATCTGTTAGGAGACGACGGCGTACTTTTGTATCCAACGCACCCTACCTCAGCTCCTTACCACAATCAGCCTTTAGTTAaacctttcaatttttcctatacaggtaaaaaaatctttttacaGTGTATCTAAACTAATTTGCCTATTAGCGTAATTATATTACGTGGATTACCCTGCATTCGTTGATTTT
This portion of the Euwallacea fornicatus isolate EFF26 chromosome 4, ASM4011564v1, whole genome shotgun sequence genome encodes:
- the LOC136338841 gene encoding fatty-acid amide hydrolase 2; its protein translation is MLESGGKIYSRPQRCRHKTSQFIREVRRREFAKFLRAIAKSNVTVQQKHSRTIFQSKFLDMGNVNWKDYGRRLLNVVFSFVQYFFQLFFGIVYGGDKESMPSIKDVLLLDSASTIAMKIRTGKITSQQVLDSFIERIKEVNPILNCVVTDRFEEAKKEAQAADELIKSGTFSQEALAKEKPFLGVPFTTKDCIAVKGLIHSAGLYCRKHIRAESDAVVIARLRQAGAIPIGLTNVSELCMWWESANKVHGRTNNPYDTSRIVGGSSGGEGCVQASAASAFGIGSDIGGSIRMPAYFNGVFGHMPTPLTVPLNGQYPQPFTEEQRKFLRIGPLCRRSEDLLPLVKVITNNLPALRLDEFVDLKKIKFHYQENDSGAKLVSAVAPEIRELFSKIAKHLEKAHGIKANKVHLKRFSKSAPMWFANMKSPSGPTFAEQLTNLNGRVSPWWELVRWLVGKSNHCFIALATCIMEKGGCSYGDKKYQYLVKERDAFRLEMLDLLGDDGVLLYPTHPTSAPYHNQPLVKPFNFSYTGIINVLKLPATNIPMGLDSTGLPIGIQVIANEYNDRLCLAVARELEKAFGGWVPPEVQA